The following are encoded together in the Acidobacteriota bacterium genome:
- a CDS encoding carboxypeptidase-like regulatory domain-containing protein: MIGTVLGLSLVLGAAASHAQETDGPAGRTADEVAPVVLKAVAYRTVSAEVTLVARNADGAEQELPVVSGQPFQVFLFEPGPWNVRPASGSGFWGREVYIDPDLEPDDPGEPGPEADGSDEPAPSVVPVFEVPVFPAVSGSGRVVGPRRPVSEILILLGDVDSERMDPRFSLKGARIRCPVADDGRWSCDLPGTLVHIVFWLPGHSPEYRWETPLFGRRQLRMGDQRLVPGASLAGFVAAGPGFRELIERCVVHVAKADPAFWTTGLEDVVTTVEVARDGFFQAPGLGPGHHWIQVDCDSRVAARAGPYTLQRNAEMFPRKRIPLMRSHLLELSVLPADSPYDSHWVARLKQVEPENPVEFWRQYRPGDYPQQRAVVENGRVQFYVPGNGAFSVEITDEAGGRFGGLDYLEVVNDLTAAVELDLVPVVGRLMLDEVPVPGLVFFGGRQTSPELTFRSDNEGWFRGALPGREGWRVDAVAPEYELMQFFHDVDIPVDEPLVLELADIVVQGRVRSASTGQPAERAIIRFESAEGQLVHQATAGEDGSYSARGVPPGWVRISVRRLTPDSWEVSDPFETILNPRQSLTVDFVLRERVQ, encoded by the coding sequence AACGCGGACGGCGCCGAGCAGGAGCTGCCGGTGGTCAGTGGTCAGCCGTTCCAGGTGTTTCTGTTCGAGCCCGGACCCTGGAACGTCCGGCCGGCGTCCGGCAGCGGGTTCTGGGGTCGTGAGGTCTACATCGACCCCGACCTGGAGCCGGACGATCCAGGCGAGCCGGGGCCGGAGGCCGACGGCAGCGATGAGCCGGCCCCCTCGGTCGTGCCGGTCTTCGAGGTGCCGGTTTTCCCGGCGGTTTCCGGTTCGGGACGGGTGGTCGGTCCGCGGCGCCCGGTTTCGGAAATCCTGATCCTTCTCGGCGACGTCGACTCCGAGCGGATGGACCCGCGCTTCAGCCTGAAGGGAGCGAGGATCCGGTGCCCGGTGGCGGACGACGGCCGCTGGTCCTGCGACTTGCCGGGCACCCTGGTTCACATCGTGTTCTGGCTGCCCGGACACTCGCCGGAGTACCGCTGGGAGACGCCGTTGTTCGGCCGGCGGCAGCTTCGCATGGGCGACCAGAGGCTCGTCCCCGGCGCCAGTCTGGCCGGTTTCGTCGCCGCGGGGCCGGGCTTCAGGGAGTTGATCGAACGTTGCGTCGTCCACGTGGCGAAGGCGGATCCCGCGTTCTGGACGACCGGTCTCGAGGACGTCGTGACGACGGTGGAAGTGGCCAGGGACGGTTTCTTCCAGGCGCCGGGACTGGGTCCCGGCCACCATTGGATCCAGGTGGACTGCGACAGCCGGGTGGCCGCGCGCGCGGGTCCCTACACTCTCCAGAGGAACGCCGAGATGTTCCCCCGGAAGCGGATTCCGCTCATGCGAAGTCACCTCCTGGAACTCTCGGTGCTCCCGGCCGATTCGCCTTACGACAGCCACTGGGTGGCACGCTTGAAGCAGGTCGAGCCGGAGAACCCGGTCGAGTTCTGGCGCCAGTATCGGCCCGGGGACTATCCGCAGCAGAGGGCGGTGGTCGAGAACGGCCGCGTCCAGTTCTACGTGCCGGGCAACGGCGCGTTCAGTGTGGAGATCACGGACGAGGCGGGCGGGCGGTTCGGCGGACTGGACTACCTCGAGGTCGTGAACGATCTGACCGCGGCGGTCGAACTCGACCTCGTGCCGGTCGTGGGACGCCTCATGCTGGACGAGGTTCCGGTGCCCGGGCTCGTGTTCTTCGGCGGTCGCCAGACTTCGCCCGAACTGACCTTCCGGAGCGACAACGAAGGCTGGTTCCGGGGGGCTCTGCCGGGACGGGAGGGCTGGCGGGTCGACGCGGTGGCGCCGGAGTACGAGTTGATGCAGTTCTTCCACGATGTCGACATCCCAGTGGACGAGCCGCTGGTTCTGGAACTCGCCGACATCGTTGTCCAGGGCCGGGTGCGCAGCGCGTCCACGGGTCAGCCGGCGGAGCGCGCCATCATCCGCTTCGAGTCCGCGGAGGGGCAGCTCGTTCACCAGGCGACCGCTGGCGAAGACGGCTCCTACTCCGCTCGCGGCGTCCCGCCGGGCTGGGTCCGAATCTCGGTTCGGCGCTTGACTCCGGACAGTTGGGAGGTAAGTGATCCCTTCGAGACGATTCTGAATCCGCGCCAGTCCCTGACCGTGGATTTCGTGTTGCGGGAGCGCGTGCAGTAG